A region of Xylocopa sonorina isolate GNS202 chromosome 13, iyXylSono1_principal, whole genome shotgun sequence DNA encodes the following proteins:
- the Unc79 gene encoding UNC-79 domain-containing protein isoform X10: protein MGTRFAAYSLKLTSLHDYYQRLLHGSQPVPSGLDMANTVKFFSQMLLSLLKEVREAPLEMVKSQKFDADRMALYPNLDYKQLYNALTQLMDVVPSIHIGLQAFGQALLQCIASLLPFLDHDLIENVPYLTASSISVLPVELHQDIVNYLCFYILPFTITRKTEDGMENAASQSIAAVIMMIFQYSNNPAHHCQLLECLMALKPGVVKDILCVVAYGTAPARASAAKLLFYYWPSFNPNLFDRRAVLVKFANDLAPFVCQRDSCPNAGNAEAGKVCYDHRISITFATETPPPLYLCIECANEIHRAHPNQMFYDILHPMQQVSMICENKNCRATDKSAISVCFSTECASYNGNHPIRYCQQCHNIRHNKRRGGDHVYHTALPHITKLDSQTQTYMVQAIVSLLKEAEPLRFPGSSGSGGGGSGGGSGGQFDTATLEERQLLGRYGVWLLVGLCTPNQDISIEILGRLLSMLFHWFHVTAYSFDGTKKSLMHLIFSVGQAESALEKLKTEYVCGWLSEVMKTHYEVFISCLLPHPADYVRVGGHWETLASRTSHLKDGLNRLFCLVPYEVITPDVWDYVMPHWMEAMVNDVPEHELHELKMILCKILDRDMSPLGFDAKKMYNFVAKRFVNTCAKVQEQALNWLQTLTMLEISIPLCQLFSMFSDGVAVMGAMNSAESEQKPSKGTKKEDDEGNTICSVVENESGKSTPLSDDVVPTPRHMEFTTNAELNLSCCILMLDILLKQMELQSVDKHTGINTWVCRDACRLMKSIVASNWNNCHVCNTDTECTYCESRVIWHQLCLQLVSYMAPENPAYPPDKIVDETAEDHGRKSPETSRKGESKSDVVINMPVPEMHSVGGVLAHMPQFFEQIMTATVETVSEQLDLAAIMPTEKVMSAVARAVTLSETDVATATVSVAKPRLIGENDQPLNLSPENETDDFWHTSVGKFRFNIEDLPEQLQYIHKLLKEIMTIDKPDILYYMLQCLNVMCLYGDAFNMAVKDHQGFFIWCQENLLIKNLWELLNSEHSHIAQVTVPLLLHCVTLPCGTDTFWRLIQEEFHNSDWRVRFVAVERVTLIARFMDSTPLRNVMSLQAALANAFCYLIASMDDGNVYVAQRATLYLGTIHDTAMRSLILCLETQFDSVIVDRPMVLQSLYQLHNSLSDRHILTWEFFLNRFDALFLEAQINLERSGDIPYPRDLRNTDLNSEIFMKKLHRAQEALSQSDGSGTNSIKTLSASFGTKWPYKRTMSAPASMIPRQDTKQEKEKVYNRQYSAPILKRKSSRFGLDGHVHSLNMVDETSALPGYTHKIVDLEEADKETMHLLVFLLMQFLSRQDQAYPTDEKPLSKTQGIVLRHLYLLLGYNQTERTFHTSPQRLRVSPVFNVFIANLPQLLDQNHVMGWVMTPPVLAILQHCPCPPQGMPPSDHQTPTYSLWYLEPQNRRSWLMSLLVILYKCQYGQQPWCKQLQVLIKIVLNTLDTQHHQCKRIPATVVMGAPPSRSRDVSQPSLGVDHELMTGTMADMSAESPPMRTPMVSVHQRSPGPTHSQMETHWEESTPSCRYTNKHSSYTINADDTESELAAIPESPKSDSTLHGSSGGSLGELEETPSAVTRSVSLHGSRSTTTDVVAKIDWNSQNAGRKSEGSSRPTWFLGGEEDSHQSGKPGPQKKWSVHEGVKMMVTSTLLSGQPDLQKYTTLSRFERAEKGILEKAIAEKSGPEKAVQERNVTVQIAFNGDTASSKPFGLFNALATTIPPQIQRHELPKEKPPTAGSSNSDSPTSKHLGRQKRIDQSVTIASPVSPGQVVTVTSSDQSSSPAVSSISSQVTSTENGQHPSWHEPPHPLTAPTVERLLPIGTTIRPAGPRPTQRILRCEDTYGSPESPLSKMDVLTVSSSFDQDSETCMSSDVTSPRSISQLEFPMPERLLPIGPLRDFSGLVEHVCQALGVQEIEDSNKFHNGKSNGHTPVKQDSTASDNLSASLVPTSNEIHSSRSTSPRRLIKQVALESPPPVIESSDYPSRIFDPDRRARPKDHVRIQRDRPRKDSGTGQDGPLARRTESWSGSQLQPNFDVASQQAYHADFSLKQSLFRIGDDCIYERCSECGTIKEEYSDEELGLCIINLGTFIHREPFLAAPLLPEILRVVTKVALNAMYPWQSETNMHLPGGAISVAHQFLRCVLHQLAPNGVFVQMFQTHLNESTRMQFFKSVTQALVDFNELNPIAPLQLLLEALNAKKSLPIERLPIILFNIACYLDCLPLEAGLGPGAATWSGLLTQFDSLFRRLALMLSSIEDTTPLLRIMISLLKVPGIQQAKSMLDPFAKVFSYAIQNSTLKYSYLTDLYYFCSKQFSRDRDKHLFGRTIVFELIQAIKFKTTIPDSNFLLLLHFVLQDIGGSLPSTVALENVQTDTSSIYNSNASESLKNQLSDVLDFLTDFHTLSKVKSYSKGMQAGLNEDTLGGILKCGLAQYVALEITRGNNRENKAVARYLPWLYGAPSMIQTGAREYVDCIGHIRLLSWLLLGSLTHMAMYPSINNAHIQGQLMQGQSTQGQPTPTAQPIPQEVSCHVADHVQVIFSGFPEQSKASVLHMSSLFHAFILCQLWTMYLEELSKNHPSNSENHNTTMNILLDFWGKTTPCILQLVEYSKVLAEMVNLHFLSLLEALLECGSILLSKLLPLWSPILYSHHIQLPGHLQVRLQNCRDFPPNKMCEHFTSSRRESNATLLRWLHRLQFKMGQIEMQSSAATQFYSI from the exons ATGGGGACGAGATTCGCGGCGT ATTCGTTGAAGCTGACTAGTCTCCACGACTATTATCAGAGGCTTCTTCATGGTAGCCAGCCAGTGCCTTCTGGTTTGGACATGGCAAACACAGTGAAGTTCTTTTCCCAGATGTTGTTGT CTCTGTTGAAGGAAGTTCGCGAGGCGCCCCTCGAAATGGTAAAGTCGCAGAAATTCGACGCAGATCGTATGGCGCTTTACCCCAATTTGGACTATAAACAGCTGTACAACGCCCTCACTCAGCTGATGGACGTCGTTCCCTCCATTCATATCGGTTTGCAAG cgtttgggCAAGCATTGCTGCAATGTATCGCGAGTTTGCTGCCTTTCCTGGACCACGATTTAATCGAAAATGTACCTTACTTGACGGCCAGCTCGATCTCCGTGCTCCCGGTGGAACTTCATCAGGACATCGTTAATTatctctgcttctacattttacCGTTCACTATTA CAAGAAAAACCGAGGACGGAATGGAAAACGCGGCTAGCCAGTCGATAGCCGCCGTCATTATGATGATCTTCCAGTACTCCAATAATCCAG CGCACCATTGCCAATTGTTGGAGTGTCTGATGGCTCTGAAACCGGGTGTTGTAAAAGATATTCTCTGCGTGGTTGCTTACGGCACGGCGCCAGCGAGAGCCTCGGCCGCCAAGTTGCTCTTCTACTATTGGCCATCCTTCAACCCCAACCTTTTCGATCGCAGAGCGGTTTTAGTTAAGTTCGCAA ACGATTTGGCGCCATTCGTGTGCCAGAGGGACTCCTGCCCGAACGCAGGCAACGCGGAGGCTGGCAAAGTGTGTTACGACCATCGAATATCTATCACTTTTGCTACAGAGACGCCGCCACCGTTGTACCTTTGCATCGAGTGCGCGAATGAGATACACAGGGCGCATCCAAATCAGATGTTCTATGATATCTTACATCCTATGCAACAGGTGTCCATGATATGCGAAAACAAG AACTGCAGAGCCACGGACAAGTCAGCGATCAGCGTCTGCTTCTCAACCGAGTGCGCCAGTTACAACGGAAATCACCCGATCCGGTACTGCCAGCAGTGCCACAACATTCGACACAATAAACGCCGTGGCGGGGATCACGTTTACCACACGGCGCTGCCACACATCACGAAATTGGATTCGCAGACGCAAACGTACATGGTCCAGGCGATCGTCAG CCTGCTTAAGGAGGCTGAACCGCTAA GATTCCCAGGGAGCAGCgggagcggcggcggcggttccGGTGGTGGTTCCGGCGGGCAATTCGACACGGCGACCCTCGAGGAGAGGCAGCTGCTCGGGAGATACGGTGTCTGGCTGCTGGTGGGGCTTTGCACCCCGAACCAGGACATCTCGATCGAAATACTCGGCCGTTTATTGTCAATGCTATTTCATTGGTTTCATGTTACTGCCTACTCTTTCGATGGTACTAAAAAAAGCCTTATGCACCTTATCTTTTCTGTTG GACAAGCGGAGAGCGCATTGGAGAAATTGAAAACGGAGTACGTCTGCGGATGGCTGTCGGAAGTGATGAAGACtcattacgaggtattcatttcCTGCCTCCTTCCGCATCCGGCTGACTACGTTCGAGTTGGAGGCCACTG GGAGACACTGGCTTCGAGGACATCGCACTTAAAGGACGGCCTGAATCGCCTCTTCTGCTTGGTACCGTACGAAGTGATCACCCCAGACGTTTGGGACTACGTGATGCCACACTGGATGGAAGCCATGGTGAACGACGTGCCGGAACACGAACTTCACGAACTAAAAATGATTTTATG TAAAATCTTAGATCGCGACATGAGTCCCCTAGGCTTCGATGCGAAGAAGATGTATAATTTCGTGGCGAAACGGTTCGTGAACACTTGCGCGAAGGTTCAAGAGCAAGCCTTGAACTGGCTGCAGACGCTGACCATGTTGGAGATCAGCATCCCCCTCTGCCAACTATTCTCCATGTTCAGCGACGGCGTGGCGGTCATGGGCGCCATGAATTCCGCCGAGTCGGAACAGAAGCCCAGTAAAGGAACCAAGAAAGAAGACGACGAAGGAAACACCATAT GCTCTGTGGTGGAGAATGAATCAGGAAAGTCGACGCCACTATCCGACGATGTGGTTCCAACTCCCAGACACATGGAATTCACCACTAACGCTGAACTGAATTTATCGTGCTGCATTCTTATGCTCGATATTTTGTTGAAACAG ATGGAGTTGCAGAGCGTGGACAAGCACACAGGGATCAACACGTGGGTGTGCAGGGATGCGTGTCGTCTGATGAAGTCGATTGTCGCCTCGAACTGGAACAACTGTCACGTGTGCAACACGGATACCGAATGCACCTATTGCGAGTCCAGAGTGATCTGGCATCAGCTCTGTCTGCAGTTGGTCAGCTATATGGCGCCGGAAAATCCAGCTTACCCGCCTGAC AAAATCGTCGACGAAACCGCGGAGGATCACGGCCGTAAGAGTCCAGAAACGTCGAGGAAAGGAGAATCGAAGTCCGATGTGGTGATCAACATGCCGGTGCCGGAAATGCACTCGGTCGGCGGTGTCCTCGCGCACATGCCTCAG TTCTTCGAACAGATCATGACAGCAACAGTAGAGACAGTTTCGGAGCAGCTGGACCTAGCGGCTATCATGCCAACGGAAAAGGTCATGTCCGCTGTTGCGCGTGCTGTCACCCTCTCCGAAACTGACGTAG CTACTGCGACAGTGAGCGTGGCAAAACCACGACTAATAGGGGAAAACGATCAACCATTGAATCTCAGCCCGgaaaacgagacggacgacttCTGGCACACTTCCGTTGGCAAGTTTCGATTCAACATCGAGGATCTTCCTGAGCAACTTCAGTACATACACAAACTTTTAAAG GAGATAATGACCATCGATAAACCGGACATATTGTACTACATGCTTCAATGTCTGAACGTGATGTGTCTTTACGGAGACGCTTTCAATATGGCAGTAAAGGATCACCAAGGATTCTTCATATGGTGCCAAGAGAATCTACTTATAAAAAA TTTATGGGAGCTCCTGAATTCGGAACACTCCCACATAGCCCAAGTCACCGTACCATTGTTGCTCCATTGCGTGACGTTACCTTGTGGAACGGACACTTTCTGGCGCTTGATTCAGGAAGAATTCCACAATTCGGACTGGCGAGTCCGTTTCGTGGCAG TCGAAAGAGTGACGCTGATAGCTAGATTCATGGACTCCACTCCTCTAAGAAACGTAATGAGTCTTCAGGCCGCTTTGGCGAACGCATTCTGCTATCTGATCGCCAGCATGGACGATGGCAATGTTTACGTTGCTCAGAGAGCCACGTTGTACCTTGGTACCATTCATGACACTGCTATGAGA TCCCTGATCCTCTGCTTGGAAACCCAATTCGACTCAGTAATAGTGGACCGCCCAATGGTACTGCAATCGTTGTACCAACTACACAACAGCCTCAGCGACAGGCATATTCTAACCTGGGAGTTCTTTCTGAACCGTTTTGATGCTCTATTCCTGGAGGCTCAAATTAATTTAGAAAGATCCGGGGACATACCCTACCCACGCG ATCTTAGAAACACGGATTTGAACAGCGAAATTTTTATGAAGAAGCTTCACAGGGCCCAAGAAGCTCTGTCACAGTCCGACGGAAGCGGGACCAACTCCATAAAGACGCTCAGCGCCAGCTTTGGTACCAAGTGGCCCTACAAACGCACCATGTCCGCGCCCGCCTCCATGATCCCGCGACAGGACACCAAGCAAG AAAAGGAGAAGGTGTACAACCGGCAATACTCGGCGCCAATCCTGAAGCGCAAGAGCTCCAGATTCGGACTGG ATGGCCACGTTCACTCGCTAAACATGGTGGACGAAACGAGCGCGTTGCCAGGGTACACCCATAAAATCGTCGACTTGGAAGAAGCTGACAAAGAGACCATGCACTTGCTGGTCTTCCTTCTAATGCAATTTCTCTCCAGGCAGGACCAG GCTTATCCAACGGATGAGAAGCCTCTGTCGAAGACGCAGGGTATCGTGCTACGCCACTTGTACCTGTTGTTGGGCTACAACCAAACTGAACGCACCTTCCATACTTCCCCTCAACGACTAAG AGTTTCACCAGTGTTCAATGTGTTCATCGCGAATTTACCCCAATTGCTGGACCAGAACCACGTGATGGGATGGGTGATGACGCCTCCAGTTCTGGCTATTCTCCAACATTGCCCCTGTCCTCCGCAAGGGATGCCTCCATCTGATCACCAAACGCCCACCTACAGTCTTTGGTACCTGGAACCACAAAATAGGCGATCCTGGTTAATGTCTCTTCTCGTCATCCTCTACAAG TGCCAGTACGGTCAGCAACCGTGGTGCAAACAGTTGCAAGTGTTGATCAAGATCGTGCTGAACACTCTGGACACGCAGCACCACCAGTGCAAGAGGATCCCCGCTACCGTAGTGATGGGTGCGCCTCCATCCAGATCACGTG ACGTGTCGCAGCCATCTCTAGGCGTGGACCACGAGCTGATGACCGGCACGATGGCCGACATGAGCGCGGAGAGCCCTCCTATGAGGACCCCGATGGTGTCCGTGCACCAACGGAGTCCAGGCCCGACGCACAGTCAAATGGAGACCCACTGGGAGGAGAGCACCCCATCTTGTCGTTACACGAACAAACACTCCag CTACACGATCAATGCGGATGATACGGAGTCCGAGCTGGCCGCAATACCCGAGAGCCCAAAATCTGACAGCACCTTGCATGGCAGCAGCGGTGGGTCGCTTGGCGAGCTGGAAGAAACCCCGTCCGCGGTAACCAGAAGCGTGTCCCTGCACGGATCTAGATCCACCACGACCGACGTCGTCGCCAAGATAGACTGGAACAGCCAGAACGCCGGAAGGAAGTCGGAGGGGTCCAGCAGACCCACCTGGTTCCTCGGCGGCGAGGAGGACTCTCATCAG AGTGGAAAGCCTGGGCCCCAGAAGAAATGGAGCGTGCACGAGGGAGTGAAGATGATGGTAACGAGCACTTTGCTGAGCGGCCAACCAGATTTACAAAAGTACACTACTCTGTCGAGATTTGAGAGGGCAGAGAAAGGGATCTTGGAGAAAGCGATAGCAGAGAAATCGGGGCCGGAAAAGGCTGTCCAAGAAAGAAACGTTACTGTTCAAATAGCGTTCAACGGAGACACTGCCTCCTCGAAACCCTTCGGGCTATTCAACGCCCTTGCAACTACCATACCACCGCAAATTCAaag ACACGAGCTACCAAAGGAAAAACCGCCCACAGCTGGGTCCAGTAACTCTGATTCGCCGACCTCGAAACATCTGGGTCGCCAAAAGCGCATAGATCAAAGCGTGACCATAGCCTCGCCTGTGTCTCCGGGTCAAGTGGTTACAGTGACCAGCAGCGACCAATCAAGTTCGCCAGCGGTCAGCTCGATCTCGTCCCAAGTGACGAGCACGGAGAATGGTCAGCATCCTAGCTGGCACGAGCCACCCCATCCCCTAACGGCGCCTACTGTTGAACGACTTCTACCAATTGGAACGACGATTCGTCCGGCTG GCCCGCGACCAACTCAGCGAATCCTGCGTTGCGAAGACACCTATGGCTCGCCTGAGTCGCCTTTGTCCAAGATGGACGTGTTGACAGTCA GTTCTTCGTTCGATCAGGACAGCGAAACGTGTATGTCAAGCGATGTAACGAGTCCTCGAAGCATATCACAACTGGAATTCCCTATGCCTGAACGATTGTTACCTATTGGGCCTCTCAGAGACTTCAGTGGCCTAGTGGAACACGTTTGCCAGGCCCTTGGTGTCCAAGAAATCGAAG ATTCGAACAAATTCCATAACGGGAAAAGCAATGGACACACACCGGTGAAACAAGACAGTACAGCATCCGACAATTTG TCGGCATCTTTGGTTCCAACATCGAACGAGATACACTCGAGTAGGTCGACGAGTCCAAGGAGACTAATTAAACAAGTAGCTCTGGAATCGCCACCCCCAGTAATCGAGTCGTCCGACTACCCCTCGCGAATCTTCGACCCCGATCGAAGAGCTAGACCGAAGGACCATGTGCGTATTCAGAGAGACAGACCTCGAAAGGACAGCGGCACTGGCCAAGATGGCCCACTGGCTAGACGCACTGAATCTTG GTCTGGCTCCCAATTGCAGCCAAACTTCGACGTCGCTTCTCAGCAGGCTTACCACGCCGACTTCAGTTTGAAACAGAGTCTATTTCGCATCGGGGACGACTGCATTTACGAAAG GTGTTCGGAGTGCGGAACAATAAAGGAGGAGTACTCCGACGAGGAGCTTGGACTGTGCATCATCAACTTGGGGACGTTCATCCATCGCGAGCCGTTCTTGGCAGCGCCTCTGTTGCCAGAAATCCTGCGCGTGGTGACAAA GGTGGCCCTCAACGCGATGTACCCTTGGCAGAGCGAGACGAACATGCATCTGCCCGGTGGCGCGATCAGCGTGGCGCATCAATTCCTCCGATGCGTGCTCCATCAACTGGCGCCTAATGGCGTCTTCGTGCAGATGTTCCAAACGCATTTGAACG AATCAACGAGGATGCAATTTTTCAAGAGTGTCACCCAAGCCCTAGTCGACTTTAACGAACTGAATCCTATTGCACCTCTGCAATTACTACTTGAG GCTTTGAACGCGAAAAAGTCCCTCCCGATAGAGCGTCTCCCAATAATTCTGTTCAACATAGCGTGCTACCTGGATTGCCTCCCATTGGAAGCTGGTTTAGGGCCAGGCGCGGCGACCTGGAGCGGTCTGCTCACGCAATTCGACAGCCTCTTTCGCAGGCTCGCGCTGATGCTTTCGTCCATCGAGGACACCACTCCGTTATTAAGGATCATGATCTCTTTACTGAAGGTTCCTGGCATCCAGCAAGCGAAG AGTATGCTGGATCCATTCGCAAAGGTGTTTAGCTACGCCATTCAGAATTCCACGTTGAAGTACAGTTACCTAACGGACCTCTACTACTTCTGCAGCAAACAATTCTCGCGGGACAGGGACAAACACTTGTTCGGCCGAACGATCGTGTTCGAGCTGATTCAGGCGATCAAATTCAAGACCACTATACCGGACTCGAATTTTCTCCTGCTCCTGCATTTCGTGCTCCAG GACATCGGTGGATCGTTGCCTAGCACGGTCGCCCTGGAGAACGTGCAAACGGACACGTCGTCCATTTACAATTCGAACGCCTCCGAGTCCCTCAAGAATCAGCTGTCGGACGTGCTCGACTTCTTGACGGACTTTCATACGCTTAGCAAAGTGAAG AGTTACAGTAAGGGAATGCAGGCAGGATTAAACGAGGACACACTTGGCGGTATATTGAAATGCGGTTTGGCGCagtacgtagcattagaaatcaccAGAGGTAACAATCGAGAGAACAAAGCTGTAGCTCGATATCTTCCCTGGCTCTATGGCGCCCCTTCGATGATACAAACAGG GGCTCGAGAGTACGTAGACTGTATAGGACATATCAGACTGTTGTCCTGGCTCCTGTTGGGCTCTCTCACACACATGGCGATGTACCCTAGCATTAATAATGCGCACATTCAAGGACAGTTGATGCAGGGACAATCAACTCAGGGGCAACCGACCCCGACAGCACAACCGATACCACAGGAAGTATCCTGTCACGTAGCGGACCATGTGCAAGTTATATTTTCCGGGTTCCCAGAACAGTCTAAGGCATCGGTTTTACATATGTCTTCGTTGTTCCATGCTTTCATACTATGTCAA CTCTGGACAATGTATTTGGAGGAACTATCAAAAAATCATCCATCTAATAGCGAGAATCACaataccacaatgaatattttgttaGACTTCTGGGGTAAGACGACGCCTTGTATACTGCAACTAGTTGAATACTCGAAAGTT TTGGCAGAGATGGTGAACCTGCACTTCTTGAGCCTACTCGAAGCTCTCCTGGAGTGTGGATCGATTTTATTAAGTAAATTGCTACCTTTGTGGAGTCCCATTTTGTATTCTCATCACATTCAG CTACCAGGACACTTGCAAGTACGTCTACAAAACTGTCGGGACTTTCCGCCCAACAAAATGTGCGAGCACTTCACCTCGTCCCGGCGAGAATCGAATGCTACGCTTTTAAGGTGGCTACATCGATTGCAATTTAAAATGGGACAGATAGAAATGCAATCCTCTGCGGCTACGCAGTTTTATTCGATTTAA